Proteins encoded together in one Diabrotica undecimpunctata isolate CICGRU chromosome 3, icDiaUnde3, whole genome shotgun sequence window:
- the LOC140437727 gene encoding uncharacterized protein, translating into MGEPPQYYEKSDHYYRGRSFHRPPHRARGRGRGDSRAYHVQRTLEELNVTDLRQHIDRIHEQSRSGPPSDPTYNYSKNSPRDHDGFIPKASTSLQRSNSGRGRGRPKNQDSFIQNPMNIQVHFSTSTGERNYTVDEDSKLADIRHVPDYQLPRGRGSFTRGRTIRLRGRGRNIGEQADEEQRVRAKSVERRRHDQRGSQVRSRSVEYRHRDGDGESSEGHFRGRGRGSTSNYSEYNRDGDGESSEGHFRGRGRGSTSNYSEYNRSRYPSEVLRGRGRFSDGEYRSRGRGRGRGGGPRRGRGSQQKYENNTEFQSTNCEQTVDENWEDEEVPSNKTDIPDCTSIQNPETNFTEEGGSFDEQDGQYDQPNESYDDPDISNLETSLVEVLTLGENGDTTEATEVNEQKKHLDEIVKENIVVESGENKKRTVRFNLEENEGELKENTGESNHDFDDKKS; encoded by the exons ATGGGTGAACCGCCTCAATATTATGAAAAATCAGACCATTATTACAGAGGGAGATCGTTTCACCGGCCGCCCCATCGCGCGAGAGGTAGAGGCCGGGGAGACAGCAGGGCTTATCATGTACAAAGAACTCTTGAAGAATTAAATGTAACTGATTTAAGACAACACATTGACAGAATACATGAACAG TCAAGAAGTGGCCCTCCATCAGACCCCACCtataattattcaaaaaattcgCCAAGGGATCATGACGGTTTTATTCCTAAG GCCAGTACAAGTCTACAACGTTCGAATAGTGGTAGAGgtagaggaagaccaaaaaaccAAGACTCATTCATTCAAAATCCCATGAATATTCAAGTTCACTTTAGTACTTCTACTGGGGAAAGAAATTACACTGTAGATGAAGATTCTAAATTGGCAGACATTAGACATGTACCAGACTATCAACTGCCACGTGGGAGGGGCAGTTTTACTAGAGGAAGGACCATAAGACTGAGGGGAAGAGGAAGGAATATAGGGGAGCAAGCTGACGAAGAGCAAAGGGTTAGAGCTAAGAGTGTGGAACGTAGAAGACATGACCAAAGAGGTAGTCAAGTTAGGAGTAGAAGTGTTGAATATAGACATCGAGATGGCGATGGTGAAAGCTCCGAAGGGCACTTTAGAGGTAGAGGCAGAGGCTCTACTTCTAATTATTCTGAGTATAACAGAGATGGCGATGGTGAAAGCTCAGAAGGGCACTTTAGAGGTAGAGGCAGAGGCTCTACTTCCAATTATTCTGAATATAACAGAAGTCGATATCCATCTGAAGTCTTGAGAGGGAGAGGCAGATTTTCAGATGGTGAATATAGAAGCAGAGGTAGAGGTAGAGGAAGAGGAGGTGGTCCTAGGAGAGGAAGAGGTAGTCAACAAAAATATGAGAATAATACGGAGTTTCAATCGACAAATTGCGAGCAGACTGTTGATGAAAATTGGGAAGATGAGGAAGTACCTTCAAATAAAACTGATATACCGGATTGTACGAGCATCCAAAACCCTGAAACTAACTTTACAGAGGAAGGTGGTAGCTTTGATGAACAGGATGGTCAATACGATCAACCCAATGAATCATATGATGATCCTGATATATCAAACTTGGAAACTTCTCTCGTTGAAGTACTTACATTAGGAGAAAACGGAGATACAACGGAAGCAACTGAAGTAAATGAGCAAAAAAAGCATTTGGatgaaatcgttaaggaaaatatagtAGTTGAATCGGGAGAAAATAAGAAACGAACCGTCAGGTTCAATTTGGAAGAAAACGAAGGTGAATTGAAAGAAAACACAGGCGAAAGCAATCACGATTTTGATGATAAGAAATCTTGA